The sequence below is a genomic window from Acidaminococcales bacterium.
TAATGAGTAAAGTGCGCTCTAATGGTAATAAATCCGCCGAGCTTCGTTTAATTGCATTGTTCAAAGCAACCGGAATAACGGGTTGGCGACGTAATTATCCCGTTAACGGCAAACCCGATTTTGTATTTTTGAAGCAACGCATTGCGGTGTTTGTTGACGGTTGTTTTTGGCATGGGCACGACTGCCGTAATACGCGACCGAACTCAAA
It includes:
- a CDS encoding very short patch repair endonuclease, which gives rise to MADVFDSSTRSAVMSKVRSNGNKSAELRLIALFKATGITGWRRNYPVNGKPDFVFLKQRIAVFVDGCFWHGHDCRNTRPNSNSEYWAKKRERNMRRDSEVTALFEARGWIVLRIWEC